The following proteins are co-located in the Wenzhouxiangella marina genome:
- the acpP gene encoding acyl carrier protein, whose product MSSIEDRVKKIVIEQLGVKEEEVTPSASFVDDLGADSLDTVELVMALEEEFECEIPDEEAEKITSVQQAIDYIKANVDK is encoded by the coding sequence ATGAGCAGCATTGAAGATCGCGTCAAGAAAATCGTCATCGAGCAGCTGGGCGTCAAGGAAGAGGAAGTGACTCCGAGCGCGTCCTTCGTGGACGATCTGGGTGCCGATTCGCTGGACACCGTCGAACTGGTGATGGCCCTGGAAGAAGAGTTCGAGTGCGAGATTCCGGACGAAGAGGCCGAAAAGATCACCAGCGTTCAGCAGGCGATCGATTACATCAAGGCCAACGTCGACAAGTAA
- the fabD gene encoding ACP S-malonyltransferase, with translation MSDFAFVFPGQGSQSVGMLSDLAARHPEVQATFVEASEALGEDLWTLSQSGPAERLNQTAITQPVMLAGGIATWRVWQSLGGRAPRLLAGHSLGEYAALVAAGSMNFGDAIKVVAERGRLMQAAVPEGQGAMAAILGLDDEVVEALCREVAEGQVVSAANYNSPGQLVIAGEATAVERAMHSAKEAGARRAVILPVSVPSHCALMKPAAEQLAATLAEVEIGPPSIPVLHNVDVQSRMEGASIREALVAQMHSPVRWTATVRALAEAGIDRVAECGPGRVLAGLGRRIERSLNWAALEDPEQITSCAAEWDQSGN, from the coding sequence ATGAGCGATTTCGCATTCGTTTTTCCCGGGCAGGGTTCGCAGAGCGTCGGCATGCTGTCCGACCTGGCAGCCCGGCATCCCGAGGTCCAAGCGACCTTTGTCGAAGCCAGCGAGGCGCTGGGCGAGGATCTCTGGACCCTGAGCCAGAGTGGGCCGGCAGAACGCCTGAACCAGACGGCGATCACCCAACCGGTCATGCTGGCCGGAGGCATCGCCACCTGGCGGGTCTGGCAGTCACTCGGCGGCCGGGCGCCTCGGCTTCTCGCCGGCCACAGCCTCGGCGAATACGCCGCCCTCGTCGCGGCAGGGTCCATGAACTTCGGTGACGCCATCAAGGTGGTGGCCGAGCGCGGTCGCCTGATGCAGGCCGCCGTCCCCGAAGGTCAGGGCGCGATGGCCGCGATTCTGGGACTCGACGACGAAGTGGTCGAAGCCCTTTGTCGCGAAGTCGCCGAAGGGCAGGTGGTGTCGGCCGCCAACTACAACAGCCCCGGGCAGCTGGTGATCGCCGGCGAGGCCACCGCCGTCGAGCGGGCCATGCACAGCGCCAAGGAAGCCGGCGCGCGGCGGGCGGTGATTCTGCCGGTCAGCGTGCCGTCGCACTGCGCGCTGATGAAACCGGCGGCCGAACAGCTCGCCGCGACCCTGGCCGAGGTCGAGATCGGGCCACCTTCGATCCCCGTGCTGCATAACGTCGATGTCCAGTCGCGCATGGAAGGGGCATCGATTCGGGAAGCGCTCGTGGCTCAGATGCATTCGCCCGTACGCTGGACCGCGACGGTTCGGGCACTGGCCGAGGCAGGCATCGACCGGGTGGCGGAATGTGGCCCCGGCCGGGTCCTGGCCGGTCTCGGACGACGTATCGAACGCAGCCTGAACTGGGCCGCGCTGGAAGATCCCGAACAGATCACCAGCTGCGCCGCCGAGTGGGACCAGAGCGGCAACTGA
- the fabF gene encoding beta-ketoacyl-ACP synthase II translates to MKGDRRIVVTGLGMVSPVGNDVPSAWDAIKAGRSGIGPLTAFDCERFPAKIAGEIRDFDLDAYLSPKEARKSDPFIHYGMAAAIQAIEDAGLGEQPDEAERFGVAIGAGIGGIQTIEQTYQTYLDSGPRRISPFFVPGCIINMVAGNISIRYGFKGPNISIVTACTTATHNIGEAARMIAYGDADVMVAGGAEYGTTPTAYGGFTAARALSTRNDDPEAASRPWDVDRDGFVLSNGAGVVVLEEYEHARKRGARIYAEVIGYGRSADAYHMTSPPEGGEGAARCMKNALNDAGLNPDDVDYINAHGTSTLVGDRAECEAIRGLFGAEVGKLMISSTKSMTGHLLGAAGGVEAIFTILALDEGVVPPTINLDQPDPACEGLDLVPKEARQAPIEVALSNSFGFGGTNGSLLLRRLA, encoded by the coding sequence ATGAAAGGTGACCGTCGAATCGTCGTCACCGGCCTTGGCATGGTGAGTCCCGTGGGCAACGACGTGCCCAGCGCCTGGGACGCCATCAAGGCCGGCCGAAGCGGGATCGGACCGCTGACTGCCTTTGACTGCGAGCGCTTCCCGGCGAAGATCGCGGGGGAAATCCGCGATTTCGACCTGGACGCCTACCTGTCACCCAAGGAGGCACGCAAGTCCGACCCCTTCATCCACTACGGGATGGCTGCGGCCATCCAGGCGATCGAGGACGCCGGTCTGGGCGAGCAGCCCGACGAGGCCGAGCGCTTCGGAGTCGCCATCGGAGCGGGAATCGGTGGCATCCAGACCATCGAGCAGACCTACCAGACCTATCTCGATAGCGGTCCGAGGCGGATTTCTCCGTTCTTCGTGCCCGGCTGCATCATCAACATGGTCGCCGGGAACATCTCCATCCGCTATGGTTTCAAGGGCCCGAACATCTCCATCGTGACGGCCTGCACCACGGCAACGCACAACATCGGCGAAGCCGCTCGCATGATTGCCTACGGCGACGCCGACGTCATGGTCGCCGGTGGTGCCGAGTACGGTACGACGCCGACCGCTTACGGCGGCTTCACCGCGGCACGTGCGCTGTCGACGCGAAACGACGATCCCGAAGCGGCCTCCCGGCCCTGGGATGTCGACCGGGATGGTTTCGTGCTCAGCAACGGCGCGGGCGTCGTCGTCCTCGAGGAATACGAGCACGCGCGCAAACGTGGTGCCAGGATCTACGCCGAAGTGATCGGTTACGGCCGCAGCGCCGACGCCTATCACATGACCTCGCCACCCGAGGGCGGGGAAGGGGCTGCGCGCTGCATGAAGAATGCCCTGAACGACGCCGGCCTCAATCCGGATGACGTCGACTACATCAACGCGCATGGCACGTCCACCCTGGTCGGTGACCGGGCGGAGTGCGAGGCCATTCGGGGATTGTTCGGTGCCGAGGTCGGCAAACTGATGATCAGTTCGACCAAGTCGATGACCGGACATCTGCTGGGTGCGGCCGGCGGGGTGGAAGCGATCTTCACCATTCTGGCCCTCGATGAGGGCGTGGTGCCGCCGACGATCAACCTCGATCAGCCGGACCCGGCCTGCGAAGGCCTGGACCTCGTGCCCAAGGAGGCCCGTCAGGCTCCGATCGAGGTTGCCCTGTCCAATTCCTTCGGTTTCGGTGGCACGAACGGCTCGCTGCTTCTGCGGCGCCTGGCCTGA
- a CDS encoding aminodeoxychorismate synthase component I encodes MSSMDVAWSERLSSAPDLLAVHRARPDDWPFLLASTATSPKLGRYSLLLFQSGPGFGLSQPAPGERVQACPDFFRRLSGLVEAANPAPSTRWPFIGGWFVYLGYELAVSIEPTLELPAADDELPVAWVSPCPAALIIDHTLGHCDLVAESEAMLDAARSSLQAALRSPSTSTGIPRLALDSDPGGRFKAGVERIREWILAGDVFQVNLSRAWRGEAAREIDASAVFEALAEANPAPFAGLAKLPGATVVSSSPERLVELRGRDVQTRPIAGTRPRGETDHADRSLSAELMGHPKERAEHIMLIDLERNDLGRVCEAGSVEVDELMVVESYAHVHHIVSNVRGRLRPELGAAELIRAVFPGGTITGCPKVRCMEIIAELEAQGRSFYTGSMGYLSRDGQMDLNILIRSLSVSGNRLGFRTGAGIVADSDPDAELAETQAKARGLLRALEP; translated from the coding sequence ATGTCCAGCATGGACGTCGCATGGTCCGAGCGCCTGAGTTCGGCGCCGGACCTGCTCGCCGTGCATCGGGCCCGACCGGACGACTGGCCCTTTCTGCTGGCCAGTACCGCAACCTCTCCGAAGCTGGGGCGCTACTCCCTGTTGCTGTTCCAATCCGGGCCCGGCTTCGGTCTGTCCCAGCCCGCGCCCGGAGAACGTGTCCAGGCCTGCCCCGATTTCTTCCGACGTCTGTCGGGCCTGGTCGAAGCGGCGAACCCCGCTCCGAGCACTCGCTGGCCCTTCATCGGCGGCTGGTTCGTGTATCTCGGTTACGAACTGGCCGTATCGATCGAGCCGACCCTCGAACTCCCGGCAGCCGATGACGAACTGCCCGTGGCCTGGGTCAGTCCCTGTCCGGCCGCCCTGATCATCGATCACACGCTGGGCCATTGCGACCTGGTGGCAGAGAGCGAAGCCATGCTCGACGCCGCTCGAAGCTCACTGCAGGCCGCACTTCGATCACCCTCGACGTCGACAGGCATTCCCCGACTCGCGCTGGACTCCGATCCCGGCGGGCGCTTCAAGGCGGGTGTCGAACGGATCCGGGAGTGGATCCTTGCCGGAGATGTCTTCCAGGTCAATCTCTCCCGGGCCTGGCGCGGGGAAGCCGCGCGGGAGATCGACGCCAGCGCCGTGTTCGAGGCCCTGGCCGAGGCCAATCCCGCGCCCTTCGCGGGACTGGCGAAACTGCCGGGTGCAACCGTGGTCAGTTCCTCACCCGAGCGCCTCGTTGAACTGCGGGGGCGAGACGTCCAGACCCGGCCGATCGCCGGCACACGTCCCCGTGGCGAGACCGATCACGCGGATCGCTCCCTGTCTGCCGAGTTGATGGGACACCCCAAGGAGCGCGCGGAACACATCATGCTGATCGATCTGGAACGCAATGACCTCGGACGGGTCTGCGAAGCCGGCTCGGTCGAAGTCGACGAACTGATGGTCGTCGAGAGCTATGCCCACGTGCATCACATCGTCTCGAACGTGCGCGGCCGGCTCCGGCCCGAGCTCGGTGCCGCGGAGCTGATCCGTGCCGTCTTCCCCGGCGGCACGATCACCGGATGCCCGAAGGTACGATGCATGGAGATCATCGCGGAGCTGGAAGCGCAGGGTCGCAGCTTCTACACCGGCTCCATGGGCTACCTGAGCCGTGACGGTCAGATGGATCTGAACATCCTGATCCGCAGTCTGTCCGTGTCGGGAAACCGCCTGGGCTTCCGTACCGGCGCGGGCATCGTCGCCGATTCCGATCCGGATGCCGAGCTGGCTGAAACCCAGGCCAAGGCGCGGGGGCTGCTGCGGGCGCTCGAGCCATGA
- the fabG gene encoding 3-oxoacyl-ACP reductase FabG: MEFENAQRIDGQVVLVTGASRGIGQATAEWLSRMGGQVFGTATSQAGADAISERLGEGRGLVLDVTDGDAVQATIAAVNEQAGPITVLVNNAAITRDQLLMRLKDEDWEAVLDTNLTGAMRMTRACLRGMLKARGGRIINVSSVVGYAGNPGQGNYCAAKAGLAGFSRAIAHEVGSRGITCNVVAPGFIDTDMTRALDEQQRERLTGTIPLGRLGEPEDVAACVGFLASPASAYVSGQTLHVNGGMYMT, from the coding sequence ATGGAGTTCGAAAACGCACAACGCATCGACGGGCAGGTCGTCCTGGTCACCGGCGCGAGTCGTGGCATCGGCCAGGCGACCGCCGAATGGCTGAGCCGGATGGGTGGCCAGGTCTTCGGTACCGCAACCTCGCAGGCCGGGGCGGATGCCATTTCCGAGCGCCTGGGCGAAGGTCGGGGCCTGGTGCTCGACGTGACCGATGGCGACGCGGTCCAGGCGACCATCGCCGCCGTCAACGAGCAGGCTGGCCCGATCACCGTTCTGGTCAACAACGCGGCCATCACCCGCGATCAACTGCTGATGCGCCTCAAGGACGAGGACTGGGAGGCCGTGCTGGACACCAACCTGACCGGCGCCATGCGCATGACCCGCGCCTGCCTGCGCGGCATGCTGAAGGCGCGCGGCGGGCGCATCATCAACGTGTCGTCGGTGGTCGGTTATGCGGGCAATCCGGGGCAGGGCAACTATTGCGCCGCCAAGGCGGGCCTGGCCGGCTTCAGCCGCGCGATCGCCCACGAGGTCGGCTCGCGGGGCATCACCTGCAACGTGGTGGCGCCCGGCTTCATCGACACCGACATGACTCGAGCGCTCGACGAGCAGCAGCGCGAGCGCCTAACGGGTACAATTCCGCTCGGGCGTCTGGGTGAGCCGGAGGACGTTGCCGCCTGCGTAGGATTCCTGGCCAGCCCGGCCAGTGCCTACGTCAGCGGGCAAACCCTGCATGTCAACGGCGGAATGTACATGACCTGA
- a CDS encoding beta-ketoacyl-ACP synthase III gives MTNKDLESLVDTSDQWIRERTGIAERRIAAEGETTCDLAEQAARKALDAAGLTGADIDLLIVGTTTPDLVFPSTACLLQHRLGAAECAAFDVNAACSGFIYAMSVADQFIRAGSASKVLVVGAETLTRMLDWNDRGTCVLFGDGAGAAVLVADSEPGILSTHIHANGGYGDLLCTEVGVSTGFKAEERGGVRVSMRGNEVFKVAVNTLGRIVDETLAANQLEKSDLDWLIPHQANLRIIKATAKKLNMSMDQVIVTVDKHGNTSAASVPLALDEAIRSGRVKRGEKLLLEAFGGGFTWGAALVVY, from the coding sequence ATGACCAACAAGGATCTCGAGTCGCTGGTCGACACCAGCGATCAGTGGATCCGGGAGCGAACCGGCATCGCAGAGCGCCGCATCGCCGCCGAGGGTGAGACCACCTGTGATCTGGCCGAGCAGGCCGCTCGCAAGGCGCTCGACGCGGCCGGACTGACCGGCGCCGACATCGACCTGTTGATCGTCGGCACGACCACCCCCGACCTGGTCTTCCCTTCAACTGCCTGTCTGCTGCAGCACCGTCTCGGAGCGGCAGAATGTGCCGCCTTCGACGTCAATGCCGCCTGTTCCGGATTCATCTACGCCATGTCCGTGGCCGACCAGTTCATTCGTGCCGGCTCGGCCAGCAAGGTCCTGGTCGTCGGAGCGGAAACCCTGACCCGCATGCTCGACTGGAACGATCGGGGCACTTGCGTGCTGTTCGGGGACGGCGCCGGTGCGGCCGTGCTGGTGGCCGATTCCGAGCCCGGCATCCTGTCCACCCACATCCACGCCAACGGCGGCTATGGCGACCTGCTCTGCACCGAGGTCGGCGTCTCGACCGGTTTCAAGGCCGAAGAGCGCGGTGGGGTGCGCGTGTCGATGCGCGGCAACGAAGTATTCAAGGTCGCCGTCAATACCCTGGGCCGCATCGTGGACGAGACCCTGGCCGCCAACCAGCTGGAGAAATCCGACCTGGACTGGCTGATTCCCCATCAGGCGAATCTCCGCATCATCAAGGCCACGGCAAAGAAACTGAACATGTCGATGGATCAGGTGATCGTGACCGTCGACAAGCATGGCAACACCTCTGCGGCTTCCGTGCCGCTGGCGCTGGACGAAGCCATCCGCAGCGGACGGGTCAAACGCGGAGAGAAGCTTCTGCTGGAGGCCTTCGGCGGCGGTTTCACCTGGGGTGCCGCGCTGGTCGTCTATTGA